Proteins encoded together in one Chitinophaga sp. LS1 window:
- a CDS encoding SusD/RagB family nutrient-binding outer membrane lipoprotein, which produces MQSKTLLYTFLIAGLCSCKKFVDINTDPNNPTTAQRSLLLPSTEVSMAANMYELNSGTETFIQHTVFSSDLGRYQQQGTSFDEPWDGFYSQTLNDLEAIITSGTTENDWGYVAIAKLEKAYLVSLMVDMWGDIPYSEAENGQTNVSPAFDKGADIYESVLTLIQDAIADANKVTTTTLVPASADMMYSGTKTSWLAMAHSLQLKLYNQIRLVDATRSATAIKALVTDSTLINSNTLDYTFKFGPLQNPNNRHPWHRSEYQSSKTFYMNQAFIDLLFNNDDPRLRYFIFRQNATAGLNNSTNSNGYYGRNPGDGTAAPADLNRRSTFGIYPAGGLYDATPINNLPSTNVYLTNTDATGSVKVVASTDGTGSGIIPLITNAMVKFIRAEASLTLGTGDDARQNFADGITANLNSVSTFSSTRGGVTMSTATITGYVNKQLAAYDAADDAGKLSLVMTQKYIATYGNGMETYNDYRRTALPVLRTPLSPLNTFPLRLYYSQTELSANTSLGDDVSSLQVAQQITPVFWDK; this is translated from the coding sequence ATGCAGTCAAAAACGCTTTTATATACTTTTCTCATAGCAGGGCTTTGTTCCTGTAAGAAGTTTGTAGATATCAATACAGACCCGAATAACCCGACCACTGCACAGCGCTCCCTGTTGCTACCGTCTACCGAAGTGTCGATGGCAGCCAACATGTATGAGCTGAATAGTGGTACGGAAACGTTTATACAACATACTGTCTTCTCTTCAGATCTGGGCCGTTACCAACAGCAGGGCACCAGTTTTGATGAGCCATGGGATGGTTTTTACAGCCAGACGTTGAATGACCTGGAAGCGATCATTACTAGTGGAACAACGGAAAACGACTGGGGATATGTAGCTATTGCGAAGCTTGAAAAGGCTTATCTGGTGAGTCTGATGGTGGATATGTGGGGAGATATTCCTTACTCCGAAGCAGAGAATGGACAAACCAATGTAAGTCCTGCATTTGATAAGGGAGCCGATATTTATGAAAGCGTACTCACGCTGATACAGGATGCGATTGCCGATGCGAATAAAGTGACCACTACTACACTGGTACCTGCATCAGCAGATATGATGTACAGTGGAACAAAGACTTCCTGGCTGGCGATGGCGCACTCTCTGCAATTGAAATTGTACAATCAGATCAGGTTAGTGGATGCTACCCGTTCTGCCACTGCTATCAAGGCGTTGGTGACAGATTCTACTTTGATCAATAGCAATACCCTGGATTATACATTCAAGTTCGGTCCTTTGCAGAACCCGAACAACAGGCATCCATGGCATCGTTCAGAGTATCAATCCAGCAAGACGTTTTATATGAACCAGGCGTTTATTGACCTGCTATTTAATAACGATGATCCAAGGTTGCGTTATTTTATCTTCAGGCAAAATGCTACTGCTGGGTTGAATAACTCTACAAACAGCAATGGGTATTACGGGCGTAATCCTGGTGATGGTACGGCTGCACCTGCGGATCTGAATCGTCGTTCTACATTTGGGATCTATCCGGCTGGTGGTTTGTACGATGCGACTCCTATCAATAATCTTCCATCAACGAATGTGTACCTGACCAATACCGATGCTACAGGTAGTGTAAAAGTGGTGGCTTCTACAGATGGTACAGGATCAGGTATCATACCATTGATTACAAATGCCATGGTGAAATTTATCCGTGCAGAAGCTTCACTCACGCTGGGTACAGGTGATGATGCCCGTCAGAATTTTGCAGATGGTATCACGGCAAATCTGAATAGTGTGAGCACCTTCAGCTCTACAAGAGGAGGCGTAACGATGTCAACCGCAACCATCACAGGTTATGTGAACAAGCAATTAGCAGCCTATGATGCTGCGGATGATGCGGGTAAGTTATCGCTGGTGATGACACAAAAATACATAGCGACTTATGGCAATGGCATGGAGACATATAATGATTACCGCAGAACAGCATTACCTGTATTGCGCACGCCATTGTCGCCACTCAATACTTTCCCGCTGCGGCTGTATTATTCACAAACAGAGCTGAGTGCCAACACCAGTCTGGGGGATGATGTGAGCAGTCTGCAGGTGGCGCAGCAAATTACGCCGGTGTTCTGGGATAAATAA
- a CDS encoding M20/M25/M40 family metallo-hydrolase, which produces MRKIILTAALLHTVMSMYAQDRKGVADKKYVTEIKSLAEKPSVKKAFQTIVEMEPQTMANHILLTEIPAPPYQEEVRAKQYASMLKAAGADSVWIDNVGNVIALRKGKDGKKTVVLEGHMDTVFPEGTDTKVKHRGDTLAAPGIADDTRALSVVLTVLTAMEKTGIETSANVLFIGTVGEEGQGDLRGVKNLFSDKGPGKIDSYIAIDGWNSESITHRGLGSHRYRVTFKGPGGHSSGSFGLGNPHNALGRAIAYWCVAADSLTQAPGLRLTYNVGVIGGGTSVNSIPFESWMEVDMRSESPERVDNCDKLLHAAVARALAEENKMKKSGVDLTVDMKLIGDRPSGVGDTTQLLIQHMMAVVTYMGDTPSLRVGSTNSNIPISKGVPAITIGSGGIGGNAHALPEWWVNDKGYKGIQQALLILLAEAGIAK; this is translated from the coding sequence ATGAGAAAAATAATATTGACAGCTGCACTGTTGCATACGGTGATGAGTATGTATGCACAGGACCGCAAAGGCGTGGCAGATAAGAAATACGTAACCGAAATCAAATCGCTTGCAGAGAAACCATCGGTGAAAAAAGCCTTTCAGACGATTGTGGAGATGGAACCACAGACGATGGCTAATCACATCTTACTGACAGAAATACCTGCACCTCCCTACCAGGAGGAGGTGAGGGCGAAGCAATATGCCTCTATGCTGAAAGCAGCGGGTGCGGATAGTGTGTGGATAGATAATGTGGGGAATGTAATTGCACTGCGCAAAGGCAAAGATGGTAAGAAGACGGTGGTACTCGAAGGCCATATGGATACCGTATTCCCTGAAGGCACCGATACTAAAGTCAAACATAGGGGCGATACGCTGGCAGCACCGGGTATTGCTGATGATACAAGGGCATTGTCCGTTGTACTGACGGTATTGACCGCTATGGAAAAGACGGGTATTGAAACCAGTGCCAATGTGCTATTCATCGGCACTGTGGGTGAAGAAGGACAGGGTGATCTGAGAGGTGTAAAGAACCTGTTCAGCGACAAAGGTCCCGGAAAGATAGATAGTTACATCGCCATAGATGGCTGGAATAGCGAAAGCATTACACACAGAGGTTTAGGCTCGCATCGGTATCGTGTTACTTTCAAAGGTCCGGGTGGTCATTCCTCCGGTTCTTTTGGGTTGGGTAACCCACACAATGCACTGGGTCGTGCCATTGCCTACTGGTGTGTAGCTGCTGATTCACTCACACAGGCACCCGGTTTACGACTTACTTACAATGTAGGTGTGATAGGTGGTGGTACATCGGTGAACTCTATTCCATTTGAATCATGGATGGAGGTGGATATGCGATCAGAAAGTCCGGAACGTGTGGATAACTGTGATAAATTATTGCACGCAGCCGTGGCCCGCGCACTGGCAGAAGAGAATAAAATGAAGAAATCAGGTGTCGATCTCACCGTCGACATGAAACTGATCGGCGATCGTCCATCAGGTGTGGGTGATACTACACAGCTATTGATACAGCACATGATGGCCGTCGTAACTTATATGGGAGACACACCTTCACTGAGGGTAGGTTCTACGAATTCCAATATTCCTATATCCAAAGGCGTACCCGCCATTACCATTGGTTCCGGTGGTATAGGCGGCAATGCACATGCACTCCCTGAATGGTGGGTGAATGATAAAGGATATAAGGGCATCCAGCAGGCTCTATTGATCTTATTGGCGGAAGCCGGTATAGCAAAATAA
- a CDS encoding RNA polymerase sigma-70 factor — MVNIIKKTNTYSEADSIALLIKDDQDAYEVIYNEYWPRLFAYVYNRLKSREVTEEIIQEVFFSLWNRRAELTLTHSLNAYLFTAVKYQLFNYMKADKVRRAYASSYAQFVGADHSNEQYIEYTDLLNAVEKEVSRLPEKCQQVYRMSRNEHRSIQDIATTLNISHKTVENHLTRALKHLRIAFREYFWLF; from the coding sequence ATTGTCAATATTATTAAAAAAACAAATACATACAGTGAAGCTGATAGTATTGCCCTATTAATAAAGGACGATCAGGATGCGTACGAAGTTATATACAATGAATATTGGCCCCGGTTATTTGCCTATGTGTACAACAGGTTGAAATCTAGGGAAGTGACCGAAGAGATTATTCAGGAAGTATTTTTTTCTCTCTGGAACCGCCGCGCAGAATTGACGCTCACCCATTCACTCAATGCTTATTTATTTACCGCCGTCAAATACCAGCTGTTTAATTATATGAAGGCGGACAAGGTACGGAGAGCTTATGCCAGCAGTTATGCACAATTTGTGGGTGCCGACCATAGTAATGAACAATATATAGAATATACAGACCTGTTGAATGCCGTAGAAAAGGAAGTATCGCGCCTTCCTGAAAAATGCCAGCAGGTATATCGCATGAGCCGGAATGAGCACCGGTCTATACAGGATATAGCCACTACCCTAAACATTTCGCACAAGACTGTGGAAAACCACCTGACAAGGGCCTTGAAGCACCTGCGTATCGCCTTCAGGGAATATTTCTGGCTGTTTTAA
- a CDS encoding FecR family protein yields MNSKDFKHILDQYTAGQPNEQLEAWLDAMEDKTAFDSLSPEELQASKDATFRRLQQRIEHKRPVFYLFKVAAAVALLIVAGYIFKTTLLNLVAPHRKTYATSVEGKITKQILSDGTIVWLKGESKLVFPVKFGGPERAVTLDGEALFEVTKDANHPFLIYCGSLTTKVLGTSFNIKKTGQQVAISVLTGAVSLNGENILIEHENAVYSEAQATVTKGHATREAVHELTKGTEYDMAFNDASMEDVIQRIEKKFEIDIQTGDTAIANSLFTADLTDQSLNTTMEMISQALNLEVTIKGKTVTMQPKK; encoded by the coding sequence ATGAATAGTAAGGATTTCAAACATATTCTCGATCAATATACCGCCGGTCAGCCAAATGAGCAGCTGGAAGCATGGCTGGATGCAATGGAAGATAAAACGGCATTCGACAGTTTGTCGCCCGAGGAGTTGCAGGCTTCAAAAGATGCGACGTTCAGGCGATTGCAGCAACGTATTGAACACAAACGACCTGTATTTTATTTATTCAAAGTTGCTGCTGCAGTGGCTTTACTGATTGTAGCAGGGTATATTTTCAAAACGACTTTGCTTAACCTGGTAGCACCACATCGTAAAACCTATGCTACCAGTGTGGAAGGTAAGATTACAAAACAGATCTTATCTGATGGCACTATTGTGTGGTTAAAAGGAGAAAGCAAACTGGTGTTTCCCGTAAAATTTGGTGGCCCGGAAAGAGCGGTAACATTAGATGGAGAAGCCCTGTTTGAAGTAACGAAAGATGCCAATCATCCTTTCCTCATTTATTGCGGATCGCTTACTACCAAAGTATTAGGGACAAGTTTTAATATAAAGAAAACCGGGCAGCAAGTAGCCATCTCTGTGCTCACCGGTGCTGTATCTCTCAATGGTGAAAACATATTAATTGAACATGAAAACGCCGTGTATTCAGAAGCACAGGCCACTGTGACGAAAGGTCACGCCACCAGAGAAGCAGTACATGAATTGACAAAAGGAACAGAATACGACATGGCATTCAATGATGCCAGCATGGAAGATGTGATTCAACGTATAGAAAAGAAATTTGAAATAGATATACAAACCGGCGACACTGCTATCGCCAACAGTCTGTTCACAGCAGATTTGACAGACCAGTCTTTAAACACAACGATGGAGATGATTAGTCAGGCACTCAACCTGGAGGTGACAATCAAAGGGAAGACTGTAACAATGCAACCAAAAAAATAA
- a CDS encoding SusC/RagA family TonB-linked outer membrane protein, which yields MSVKAFITRGLRMTLLVCLCGKMVYAQSILNKKISLQADDVSLRNVLSQIKNKTNVKFVYSSNHIAMDTKVSARAKDEELGSVLNKVLGQLDIKYVVNDGFIILKDCSEQNVIPATPIIAADTVIRGKVLSENGEPFPGTTIVEKGTNNGVTSGGDGSFTLKVRSGAILVVTAIGYHVMEIPVGDASTIQLKAAVKQLHDVVVTAAGIARQKNSLGYSVSTVSSDKLAQKSEPDPVRALQGKVAGVNIQSAGGVAGGGTNITIRGNSSLNGNNQPLFVVDGVPFDNSTFASVGASTVGGVGVTNRAFDLDPNNIQSMTVLKGAAAAALYGSRAANGAIIITTKAGKKKTRKGTEITYNAGYSFEQVAGLPEYQTKYGQGTNNDYRQGVYASWGQPFEGVESMLPTRSTIPHQLTRQFTSAVFPEFYEADGTTPIQVPYRSYATQNAKNFFRTGNVFENAISISSGTERGNFTAGFSNTDNKGVVPENEIKRTSVNIGGNIKLENKFYASGSINYVTTRQKTPPVGGLTGSIMSTLMYVPTSYDLTRYPYENPIDGSNVYDYTGVDNPYWSVKHSPNTSDVDRYYGNLIVGFDPFTWLNVQNTIGFNAYTDRRMSVRGKGSSSYSAGSITTDNIYRQELDNTLLLTATHSVTSDISVRAILGNNVNQRFTDRKAFYGDNIIVADLHDINNTSSITGVQLTNNRNLLKQRYYAFFTDITFDYKNYLSLNLVGRNDISSTLPANNRSYFYGGVNGSLVFTEAFQVPKDVLNFGKVRAGYTRVGNEASPYQTAAFYQINAILGGASTPSNVGLPFTPAGGSTYNIVTQSNLLTNANLKPEFITELEVGTELQFFNNRIGIDFTFYNKRSTSQIFEVTAAPSSGYTTQILNLGEATNKGVEIGFNASPIQKKNGFNWDINANFTRNRNMIKDLGGYEKFSYGGTSGTSSVHIVGNPYGLIQGTAYARDDENNILIDPSTGKPLVSGALKAIGNPNPDFIVGITNTFRFKNISLNIQFDWKQGGQMYSNTVGQMMSRGVTRDTEKREFQLVSPGVLGDANTLTALRDENGNKIKNNVAMSYEDHFFNGGMGPGGVMEGSIFDATVFRLREIGLAYELPKSFLGKTPFGSASISVTGRNLWYNAPNFPKYSNFDPEVSSLGVGNSQGYDNLSVPTTKRFGVNLRCSF from the coding sequence ATGAGTGTAAAAGCTTTTATCACCAGAGGCCTGCGGATGACGCTGCTCGTCTGTCTCTGCGGGAAGATGGTCTATGCCCAGAGTATTCTAAATAAAAAGATCTCGCTACAGGCGGATGATGTAAGTCTGCGCAATGTGCTCAGCCAGATCAAAAATAAAACTAATGTAAAATTTGTGTACAGCTCCAATCACATTGCCATGGACACGAAAGTAAGCGCCCGGGCAAAGGATGAGGAATTAGGTAGCGTACTCAATAAGGTATTGGGACAGCTGGATATTAAGTACGTAGTGAATGACGGTTTTATTATTTTAAAAGATTGCAGTGAACAAAATGTTATTCCCGCAACTCCAATAATAGCAGCGGATACCGTCATCAGGGGAAAGGTGTTGAGTGAAAACGGCGAACCTTTTCCTGGTACTACCATTGTGGAAAAAGGAACCAACAACGGTGTCACTTCCGGCGGTGATGGCTCTTTCACACTGAAAGTAAGATCAGGGGCTATACTGGTAGTGACTGCTATCGGGTATCATGTGATGGAAATACCTGTGGGAGATGCCAGTACAATTCAACTGAAAGCAGCGGTAAAACAACTGCATGATGTAGTGGTAACCGCAGCCGGGATTGCCCGTCAAAAGAACAGCCTGGGGTATTCAGTAAGTACTGTCTCTTCAGATAAGTTAGCACAGAAATCAGAACCTGATCCGGTGCGTGCCCTGCAAGGTAAAGTAGCAGGTGTGAATATTCAATCAGCAGGTGGTGTAGCGGGTGGTGGTACCAATATCACTATTCGTGGTAACTCTTCGCTGAATGGAAATAACCAGCCACTCTTTGTAGTAGATGGGGTGCCTTTTGATAACAGTACGTTTGCAAGTGTAGGTGCATCTACGGTAGGTGGTGTGGGGGTAACCAACCGCGCCTTTGACCTGGATCCGAATAATATACAAAGTATGACAGTGCTGAAAGGTGCTGCTGCTGCTGCGTTGTATGGTTCGAGAGCTGCGAATGGTGCGATCATCATTACTACAAAAGCAGGTAAGAAGAAAACGCGCAAAGGAACAGAGATCACTTATAATGCCGGCTATTCTTTTGAACAGGTAGCTGGTTTACCAGAATATCAGACTAAATATGGTCAGGGTACTAATAATGATTATCGTCAGGGGGTATATGCTTCCTGGGGACAACCTTTTGAAGGAGTGGAAAGCATGTTGCCTACCCGCTCTACTATTCCGCATCAGCTAACCAGGCAGTTTACTTCGGCCGTGTTTCCTGAGTTTTATGAAGCAGATGGTACTACACCGATACAGGTGCCTTACCGTTCTTATGCGACACAAAATGCGAAGAACTTTTTCCGTACCGGGAATGTATTTGAGAATGCAATTTCTATTTCATCAGGTACAGAAAGAGGCAACTTTACAGCTGGTTTTTCTAACACTGATAACAAAGGGGTGGTGCCTGAAAATGAAATCAAACGTACTTCTGTGAATATCGGTGGTAATATCAAACTTGAAAATAAATTCTATGCAAGTGGTTCCATTAACTATGTAACCACCCGCCAGAAGACCCCGCCAGTAGGTGGTCTTACAGGGTCTATCATGTCAACACTGATGTATGTGCCTACAAGTTATGACCTCACCCGCTATCCCTATGAAAACCCTATTGATGGTAGTAATGTGTATGATTATACAGGTGTGGATAACCCTTACTGGTCTGTAAAACACAGCCCGAATACCAGTGATGTAGACAGGTATTATGGTAACCTGATTGTTGGTTTCGATCCGTTCACCTGGCTCAACGTTCAAAATACAATCGGTTTCAATGCGTATACTGATCGTAGAATGAGCGTGAGAGGGAAGGGTTCATCTTCTTACTCCGCAGGTAGTATCACTACTGATAATATCTACAGACAGGAACTGGATAACACCTTATTATTAACAGCCACTCATTCTGTAACTTCCGATATATCTGTTCGTGCGATTTTGGGTAATAACGTGAACCAGCGTTTTACTGACAGGAAAGCATTTTATGGCGATAATATCATCGTGGCAGACCTCCATGATATTAACAATACCAGTTCCATCACAGGTGTACAACTTACGAATAACAGGAACCTGCTGAAGCAAAGGTATTATGCATTCTTCACGGATATCACCTTCGATTATAAGAACTATTTATCCCTGAATCTTGTAGGCCGTAACGATATCTCTTCTACGCTGCCTGCTAACAACCGTAGTTACTTTTATGGTGGTGTGAATGGATCACTGGTGTTCACGGAAGCTTTTCAGGTACCTAAAGATGTGTTGAACTTTGGTAAGGTAAGAGCCGGTTATACCCGTGTAGGTAACGAGGCTTCGCCTTATCAAACGGCCGCTTTCTACCAGATCAATGCTATTCTTGGTGGTGCATCCACTCCTTCAAATGTAGGTTTGCCATTCACACCTGCTGGTGGTAGTACTTATAATATTGTAACACAGTCCAACCTGCTTACGAATGCGAACCTGAAGCCAGAGTTCATTACAGAACTGGAAGTGGGTACAGAGTTACAATTCTTCAATAACCGCATTGGTATTGATTTCACATTCTACAACAAGCGTAGTACTTCACAGATCTTTGAAGTAACAGCTGCGCCATCTTCTGGTTATACCACGCAGATCCTAAACCTGGGTGAGGCGACTAATAAGGGAGTGGAAATTGGTTTCAATGCATCGCCGATCCAGAAGAAGAATGGTTTCAACTGGGATATCAATGCCAACTTTACCCGTAACAGGAATATGATCAAAGACCTGGGTGGTTATGAGAAGTTCAGTTATGGTGGTACGAGTGGTACAAGCAGTGTGCACATAGTAGGTAATCCATATGGTTTGATACAGGGTACAGCTTATGCACGTGATGATGAGAACAATATACTGATAGATCCTAGTACAGGTAAACCATTGGTATCTGGTGCACTGAAAGCTATTGGTAATCCGAATCCTGATTTCATCGTGGGGATTACGAACACCTTCCGCTTTAAAAACATCTCGCTGAATATTCAGTTCGACTGGAAACAGGGAGGACAGATGTACTCCAATACGGTGGGTCAGATGATGTCGCGTGGTGTGACACGTGATACAGAGAAGCGTGAATTCCAGCTAGTATCACCGGGGGTACTGGGTGATGCAAATACCCTCACCGCCCTGCGGGATGAGAATGGGAATAAGATCAAAAACAATGTGGCCATGTCTTACGAAGACCACTTCTTTAACGGTGGTATGGGGCCTGGTGGTGTGATGGAAGGTTCCATCTTTGATGCGACGGTGTTCAGATTAAGAGAAATAGGGCTTGCATATGAACTGCCTAAGAGCTTCCTGGGTAAAACACCTTTCGGCTCTGCCAGCATTTCAGTAACAGGTCGTAACCTGTGGTACAATGCGCCTAACTTCCCTAAGTACAGCAATTTCGATCCTGAGGTAAGTTCTTTGGGTGTAGGTAACTCACAGGGGTATGATAACCTCTCAGTTCCTACTACTAAAAGATTTGGTGTCAATTTAAGGTGCTCATTCTAA
- a CDS encoding M14 metallopeptidase family protein — translation MTRTFYGMLMVLTLSTTTAWAQQQIPSPKEHFGFNIGDDYQLANYTQTEAYFKKLSASNRTKLVDIGLTEEGRHQYMLIVSAPENIQQLEKYKTISQQLAHAEGLTDDQAHALAATGKAVVWIDGGLHATEVVGSHQLIESMYQLVSRTDEETMNILQNVIILFTHANPDGQELVANWYMRTEDPKKRAMNIPRLYEKYVGHDNNRDFYMMNMKESQNISRQLFVEWIPQIMYNHHQRGPAGSVLAGPPYRDPFNYVFDPLIVTSIDAVGAAMNNRLNVENKPGYTQRGGSQFSTWWNGGLRTAPYFHNMVGLLTEIIGGPTPETVPLAPDRLIPNGATPNPVVPQEWHFRQSIDYSVSLNYAVLDYAAKYRSTLLYNIYHMGKNAIDRGNEDHWTFYPRLVDSIKLAASKKDTTKKDTAKKEEGGGDLSLGKEDTIKNNFFDAYFKNPIYRDARAYIIPADQEDFPTAVKFINALSRAGVTIHKATADFTIAGKQYPAGSYVVKAAQAFRPHVLDMFEPQDHPNDFQYPGGPPIRPYDAAGWTLAFQMGVKFDRVLDAINVPLAQLPYGQIESPASKTLPVGKKGYYLSPSGNNVFIAVNDLLNAGVKVSRISSGMFYVPVSSKATEILTKATTELGITVTAADVAPTGLKAVAPARIAIWNTYGGSIPAGWMQWLMEQYHYKCTMIYSQEIDKGDLRKKYDIILFATGAIPDTGKPKRDSYWFGKLPKAEELSAEFKPWLGRITADTSVPQLKKFLEAGGNIVTIGTSTNLAYHLKLPVKNALIDPKTNKTLTGSKLYIPGSLLIADVDTTAAENAGMHAKTDVYFDRSPVFNISGDVKKLMWYSTATPLHSGWAWGQSYLKDGVAAFVAPVGSGKLYAFGPEITFRGQSHSTFKLLFNQLYK, via the coding sequence ATGACTAGAACATTCTACGGCATGCTGATGGTGCTCACGCTCTCAACGACCACAGCATGGGCACAACAGCAGATCCCTTCTCCGAAAGAACATTTTGGATTCAATATCGGAGATGATTACCAACTGGCCAACTACACACAAACGGAAGCTTATTTCAAAAAACTATCAGCCAGCAACAGAACGAAACTGGTAGACATTGGTCTCACAGAAGAGGGCCGGCACCAGTACATGCTCATTGTCTCTGCACCTGAAAACATCCAGCAACTGGAAAAGTACAAAACTATTTCCCAGCAACTGGCACATGCCGAAGGTCTTACCGATGATCAGGCACACGCACTGGCTGCAACAGGTAAAGCGGTGGTATGGATTGATGGTGGTTTACATGCTACGGAAGTAGTCGGTTCTCATCAGCTCATAGAAAGTATGTACCAGTTAGTGTCGCGTACAGATGAGGAAACAATGAACATCCTGCAAAATGTGATCATCCTCTTTACGCACGCCAACCCTGATGGACAGGAGCTGGTAGCCAACTGGTATATGCGAACGGAAGATCCAAAGAAGCGGGCCATGAACATTCCAAGGTTGTATGAGAAGTATGTAGGCCATGATAACAACCGTGACTTTTATATGATGAATATGAAAGAGAGCCAGAACATCAGCAGACAACTGTTCGTAGAATGGATACCGCAGATCATGTACAACCATCACCAGCGTGGACCTGCAGGTTCTGTACTGGCAGGACCTCCGTATCGTGATCCTTTCAATTATGTATTTGATCCGCTCATAGTAACTAGTATAGATGCAGTGGGTGCGGCTATGAATAACCGTTTGAATGTAGAGAATAAACCGGGGTATACACAACGGGGAGGATCTCAGTTTTCCACATGGTGGAATGGTGGGTTGCGTACAGCACCCTACTTTCATAACATGGTGGGTTTGCTGACGGAGATCATTGGGGGGCCTACACCTGAGACTGTGCCATTGGCGCCGGACAGGTTGATTCCAAATGGTGCGACACCTAATCCGGTGGTGCCACAGGAATGGCATTTCCGTCAGTCAATAGATTATTCCGTTTCGCTGAACTATGCGGTATTGGATTATGCTGCGAAATATAGGAGTACGTTGTTGTACAACATCTATCATATGGGTAAGAATGCGATTGACAGAGGGAACGAAGATCACTGGACGTTCTATCCACGCCTGGTAGATAGTATTAAGTTGGCGGCATCTAAAAAAGATACCACTAAAAAAGATACCGCTAAAAAAGAAGAAGGTGGTGGAGATCTTTCACTTGGAAAAGAAGATACTATAAAGAATAACTTCTTTGATGCTTATTTTAAAAATCCCATATACAGGGATGCGAGGGCTTATATCATTCCTGCAGATCAGGAAGATTTTCCAACAGCGGTGAAGTTCATCAATGCACTGAGTCGGGCAGGTGTGACTATTCACAAAGCAACTGCTGATTTTACTATAGCAGGTAAGCAATATCCTGCGGGTTCTTATGTAGTAAAAGCAGCACAGGCATTTCGTCCGCATGTATTAGACATGTTTGAACCACAGGATCACCCGAATGATTTTCAGTATCCGGGAGGTCCTCCTATCAGACCTTATGATGCAGCGGGTTGGACACTGGCTTTCCAGATGGGGGTGAAATTCGATCGGGTACTGGATGCAATAAATGTGCCATTGGCACAATTGCCTTATGGACAGATAGAATCACCGGCATCAAAGACATTACCTGTTGGGAAAAAAGGATATTACCTGAGCCCGTCCGGCAATAATGTATTCATTGCCGTGAATGATCTGCTGAATGCAGGTGTAAAAGTATCCCGTATATCTTCAGGTATGTTCTATGTACCTGTTTCTTCAAAAGCAACAGAGATATTAACAAAAGCGACTACCGAACTGGGTATAACCGTCACTGCTGCTGATGTGGCGCCTACGGGATTAAAGGCTGTAGCGCCTGCACGGATTGCCATCTGGAATACTTATGGTGGTTCTATTCCTGCCGGTTGGATGCAATGGCTGATGGAGCAATATCATTATAAGTGTACCATGATTTATTCACAGGAAATTGACAAAGGGGACCTGCGTAAGAAATATGATATCATCTTATTTGCCACTGGGGCTATTCCTGATACAGGCAAACCAAAGAGAGATAGTTACTGGTTTGGCAAGTTGCCTAAGGCAGAAGAGTTGTCTGCTGAATTCAAACCATGGTTAGGTCGTATCACTGCAGATACTTCTGTTCCTCAGTTGAAGAAATTCCTGGAAGCGGGTGGTAATATTGTTACGATTGGCACCAGCACGAATCTGGCCTATCATTTAAAACTGCCTGTGAAAAATGCACTCATCGATCCTAAAACGAATAAGACATTAACTGGTAGTAAACTATATATACCGGGTAGCTTATTGATTGCAGATGTAGATACTACGGCTGCCGAAAATGCCGGTATGCATGCAAAGACAGATGTGTATTTTGATCGTAGTCCTGTGTTCAACATCAGTGGTGATGTAAAGAAGCTGATGTGGTATTCTACTGCCACTCCTTTACACAGTGGATGGGCATGGGGACAGAGTTACCTGAAAGACGGTGTGGCTGCATTCGTAGCACCTGTAGGCAGTGGTAAATTGTATGCCTTTGGTCCTGAGATCACATTCCGTGGACAATCACATAGCACCTTTAAGTTACTATTCAACCAATTGTATAAATAA